The following are encoded in a window of Paramagnetospirillum magnetotacticum MS-1 genomic DNA:
- a CDS encoding sulfurtransferase TusA family protein: MAERQKIDARGAFCPGPLMELIAALKLASIGDEVDVWSSDKGSAADIPAWCAKVGHGVVETTEHDGYWSVVVRKAK; encoded by the coding sequence ATGGCCGAACGCCAGAAGATTGACGCCCGCGGCGCTTTTTGTCCGGGTCCGCTGATGGAACTGATCGCCGCTCTCAAGCTGGCCTCCATCGGTGACGAGGTTGACGTGTGGTCATCGGACAAGGGCTCTGCCGCCGATATTCCCGCATGGTGCGCCAAGGTCGGACATGGCGTGGTCGAAACCACCGAACATGACGGCTATTGGAGCGTCGTGGTGCGTAAGGCCAAATAG
- a CDS encoding peptidyl-prolyl cis-trans isomerase, with product MLDVFRTASKTWIVRLLFALLALSFVAWGAGDVVRGGVGRSPAIEIGHTSMSATEVMGEFKREVERLQPLFGGKLTPEDARKMGMLDRTIDSLIARTLIDEAARSLGLAATDETILRRVASNPAFKGPTGQFERDIFRSRLARVGHTEDSFMKAERTNMVRNQMVETVAAGISAPQALTNPLLAWREERRVAETFVIRDESTPLPAAPDAASLDAYYKDNLSRFMAPEYRALTVLLLRPADVANAIDIDEEMVRETYQQRIEEFSTPERRTVSQIVFDESSAAAKATDMVTGGKDLAAVAKALNTDIIELGIVEKNDLPEGLAEAVFKLRAGATGQPVKTALGWHVVKVTQVQPGRTRSFDEVKVQLEQDMRKEKATDGLSELANRVEDALGGGATLEEAAKRHNLKTMKIAAVDAQGRGANGKPVADLPKSDQFLDVAFHTDQNTESPLTEVPNNGYFLLRVDGVTAPAPRPLADIKADVVATWQAERRQEQARDKALKLADRIKAGESASQVAQSAGAKLETSKPFIREPGEGSSLPPTIIAELFKAQPGGVATAPVQGGTVVARLNSVIAFDINANPALTQAARQRVSQAVATDIADQYIAALNASIGVKVDRPQLTREE from the coding sequence ATGCTCGACGTATTCCGTACTGCCTCGAAGACCTGGATCGTCAGGTTGCTGTTCGCCCTGCTGGCCCTGAGCTTCGTGGCCTGGGGTGCTGGCGACGTGGTGCGCGGGGGCGTGGGACGCAGCCCGGCCATCGAGATCGGCCACACATCCATGTCGGCCACCGAGGTGATGGGCGAGTTCAAGCGCGAAGTGGAGCGTCTGCAGCCCCTGTTCGGCGGCAAGCTGACCCCTGAGGACGCGCGCAAGATGGGCATGCTGGACCGCACCATCGACTCTCTCATCGCCCGGACCCTGATCGATGAGGCGGCGCGGTCCTTAGGCCTGGCCGCCACCGACGAGACCATTTTGCGCCGCGTGGCCTCCAACCCGGCCTTCAAGGGGCCCACCGGCCAGTTCGAACGCGACATCTTCCGCTCGCGCCTGGCCCGTGTGGGACATACCGAGGACAGCTTCATGAAGGCCGAGCGCACCAATATGGTGCGCAACCAGATGGTGGAAACCGTCGCTGCGGGCATCAGCGCGCCCCAGGCGCTGACCAATCCGCTGCTGGCCTGGCGCGAGGAACGCCGGGTGGCCGAAACCTTCGTGATCAGGGACGAATCCACACCATTGCCCGCCGCGCCCGACGCGGCCAGCCTGGATGCCTATTACAAGGACAATCTCAGCCGCTTCATGGCGCCTGAATACCGGGCGCTGACCGTGCTGCTGCTGCGCCCCGCAGATGTGGCCAACGCCATCGACATCGACGAGGAGATGGTGCGCGAGACCTATCAGCAGCGCATCGAGGAATTCTCCACCCCTGAGCGCCGCACCGTGTCGCAGATCGTGTTCGACGAATCCTCGGCCGCCGCCAAGGCCACCGATATGGTGACCGGGGGCAAGGATCTGGCCGCTGTGGCCAAGGCGCTGAATACCGATATCATCGAACTGGGCATTGTCGAGAAGAACGACCTTCCCGAAGGTCTGGCGGAGGCGGTGTTCAAGCTCCGCGCGGGCGCCACCGGTCAGCCGGTCAAGACCGCGCTGGGCTGGCATGTGGTCAAGGTGACCCAGGTCCAGCCGGGCCGCACCCGGTCTTTCGACGAGGTCAAGGTCCAGCTGGAACAGGATATGCGCAAGGAAAAGGCCACCGACGGCCTGTCCGAGCTTGCCAACCGGGTGGAAGACGCGCTGGGCGGCGGCGCCACCTTGGAGGAGGCGGCCAAGCGCCACAATCTCAAGACCATGAAGATCGCGGCGGTGGATGCCCAGGGACGCGGTGCCAACGGCAAGCCGGTGGCCGATCTGCCCAAGTCCGACCAGTTCCTGGACGTGGCCTTCCACACCGACCAGAACACCGAAAGCCCGCTGACCGAAGTGCCCAATAACGGCTACTTCCTGCTGCGCGTCGATGGCGTCACCGCGCCCGCGCCCCGGCCCCTGGCCGATATCAAGGCCGATGTGGTGGCCACCTGGCAGGCCGAACGCCGCCAGGAACAGGCCCGCGACAAGGCCCTGAAACTGGCCGACCGCATCAAGGCCGGTGAATCGGCCTCCCAGGTGGCGCAATCGGCTGGGGCCAAGCTGGAAACCTCCAAGCCCTTCATCCGCGAGCCGGGCGAGGGCTCCTCCCTGCCCCCCACCATCATCGCCGAACTGTTCAAGGCTCAGCCGGGCGGCGTCGCCACCGCCCCGGTCCAGGGCGGCACCGTGGTGGCCCGCCTCAATTCCGTGATCGCTTTCGACATCAATGCCAATCCCGCCCTGACCCAGGCCGCGCGCCAGCGGGTGTCCCAGGCGGTAGCCACCGATATCGCCGACCAGTACATCGCGGCGCTGAACGCCTCCATCGGTGTCAAGGTCGACCGTCCCCAACTGACCCGCGAAGAGTAG